A stretch of Anolis sagrei isolate rAnoSag1 chromosome X, rAnoSag1.mat, whole genome shotgun sequence DNA encodes these proteins:
- the TMEM91 gene encoding transmembrane protein 91: protein MENVHELQHPLLAKTSGKVMFQGRMLSRASPQKHSGLLSCHVPSGLSWLQPGSGVLSHQLLDPSSLQRTVEPYCTPEPPLYPEFWKASNTQGWKKKDYIETAFGDSKEAGELPRKVALEKDIHTVCYEVGDTELPDVENDSSSDSDTESESSFSMLLPQDYLGLAVFSMLCCFWPLGIAAFYLSQKTNKASAKGDYPRAWTASRQTFALAVLSIIFGICTYIGAVVALIAYLSNKAPT, encoded by the exons ATGGAGAACGTCCATGAGCTCCAACATCCGCTCCTGGCCAAGACCTCCGGGAAGGTGATGTTCCAAGGTCGGATGCTCAGCCGCGCCAGTCCCCAGAAACATTCTGGATTGCTGTCCTGCCATGTGCCCTCCGGCCTCTCTTGGCTACAGCCAGGCTCCGGGGTCCTTTCCCACCAGCTCTTGGATCCCAGCAGCCTGCAAAGGACAGTTGAGCCCTACTGCACCCCGGAACCACCGCTGTACCCCGAGTTTTGGAAAGCCAGCAACACTCAAGGATGGAAAAAGAAAGATTACATCGAAACGGCCTTTGGGGATAGCAAGGAGGCTGGGGAGCTGCCCAGGAAAGTGGCCCTGGAAAAGGACATTCATACAGTCTGCTACGAAGTGGGGGACACCGAGTTGCCAGACGTGGAG AATGACTCTTCGAGTGACAGCGACACAGAAAGCGAAAGCAGTTTCTCCATGTTGCTGCCCCAGGATTACCTCGGCTTGGCTGTTTTCTCCATGTTATGCTGCTTCTGGCCATTGGGTATCGCTGCTTTCTATCTGTCCCAAAAG ACCAACAAGGCATCGGCGAAAGGGGACTACCCCAGAGCGTGGACGGCTTCCCGCCAGACCTTTGCACTGGCCGTCCTCTCCATCATCTTCGGCATCTGCACCTACATCGGCGCCGTGGTGGCTCTCATTGCCTACCTGTCCAACAAAGCACCCACTTAG